In one Magallana gigas chromosome 7, xbMagGiga1.1, whole genome shotgun sequence genomic region, the following are encoded:
- the LOC105338795 gene encoding stress-activated protein kinase JNK isoform X4, with the protein MSETASQTYHTVEVGDSTFDILDRYSNLKPIGSGAQGIVCAAYDSVTGQNVAIKKLSRPFQNVTHAKRAYREFVLMKLVNHKNIIGLLNAFTPQKSMDEFQDVYLVMELMDANLCQVINMDLDHERMSYLLYQMLCGIKHLHSAGIIHRDLKPSNIVVKSDCTLKILDFGLARTQGTGFMMTPYVVTRYYRAPEVILGMGYTDNVDIWSVGCIMAELIRGAVMFPGSDHIDQWNKIIEQLGTPSREFMQRLQPTVRNYVENRPRYAGYSFERLFPDVIFPQDSQEHAGLRASMARDLLSKMLVIDPTQRITTSEALQHPYINVWYDEQEVNGVCSPQPAPAPYDHTVDEQEHTVEQWKELIYNEVMSYENQGQNQGKQPAQPMQNHSEMSMDLQKSA; encoded by the exons ATGAGTGAGACAGCATCCCAAACGTACCACACAGTGGAGGTGGGGGATTCCACATTCGACATTTTAGACCGTTACAGTAATCTCAAACCAATAGGATCTGGTGCTCAGGGAATTGTATG TGCTGCCTATGATTCTGTGACTGGGCAGAATGTTGCCATCAAAAAACTCAGCCGTCCTTTCCAAAACGTCACCCATGCCAAGCGGGCATATAGGGAATTTGTATTAATGAAGTTAGTTAACCACAAAAAT ATTATAGGTTTATTAAATGCCTTCACACCACAAAAATCTATGGATGAGTTTCAAGATGT ATACTTAGTGATGGAATTAATGGATGCTAATTTGTGCCAAGTCATTAATATGGATCTAGACCATGAGAGGATGTCTTATCTGTTGTATCAAATGTTGTGTGGAATCAAACATTTACATTCAGCGGGAATCATTCACAGG GATTTAAAGCCAAGCAATATTGTTGTAAAGTCTGACTGCACATTGAAGATCCTAGACTTTGGTCTGGCCCGGACACAGGGCACAGGATTCATGATGACGCCGTACGTCGTCACCCGTTACTACCGGGCTCCAGAGGTCATTCTGGGCATGGGATACACAGACAATG TTGACATTTGGAGTGTGGGGTGTATAATGGCAGAACTTATTCGGGGAGCAGTCATGTTTCCTGGTAGTGATC ATATTGATCAGTGGAATAAAATAATAGAACAGTTGGGAACTCCTTCAAGAGAATTCATGCAGCGACTGCAGCCCACTGTGCGTAACTATGTGGAGAACCGCCCTCGCTATGCGGGCTATAGCTTTGAGAGACTTTTTCCTGATGTAATATTCCCTCAGGACAGTCAGGAGCATGCAGGCCTGAGGGCCAGTATGGCTCGGGATTTGTTGTCCAAAATGTTAGTGATAGATCCGACGCAGAGGATAACCACCTCTGAGGCCCTGCAGCATCCCTACATCAATGTCTGGTACGATGAGCAGGAAGTCAACGGGGTATGTTCACCTCAA CCGGCTCCTGCACCCTATGACCACACTGTTGATGAACAAGAACATACAGTGGAGCAATGGAAAG AACTGATCTATAATGAAGTGATGTCATATGAAAACCAAGGACAAAACCAAGGAAAGCAGCCAGCACAGCCTATGCAAAATCACTCGG AGATGAGTATGGATCTACAAAAATCAG CCTGA
- the LOC105338795 gene encoding stress-activated protein kinase JNK isoform X2 yields the protein MSETASQTYHTVEVGDSTFDILDRYSNLKPIGSGAQGIVCAAYDSVTGQNVAIKKLSRPFQNVTHAKRAYREFVLMKLVNHKNIIGLLNAFTPQKSMDEFQDVYLVMELMDANLCQVINMDLDHERMSYLLYQMLCGIKHLHSAGIIHRDLKPSNIVVKSDCTLKILDFGLARTQGTGFMMTPYVVTRYYRAPEVILGMGYTDNVDIWSVGCIMAELIRGAVMFPGSDHIDQWNKIIEQLGTPSREFMQRLQPTVRNYVENRPRYAGYSFERLFPDVIFPQDSQEHAGLRASMARDLLSKMLVIDPTQRITTSEALQHPYINVWYDEQEVNGPAPAPYDHTVDEQEHTVEQWKELIYNEVMSYENQGQNQGKQPAQPMQNHSEMSMDLQKSVEAVNNESDVPLAGGPSQK from the exons ATGAGTGAGACAGCATCCCAAACGTACCACACAGTGGAGGTGGGGGATTCCACATTCGACATTTTAGACCGTTACAGTAATCTCAAACCAATAGGATCTGGTGCTCAGGGAATTGTATG TGCTGCCTATGATTCTGTGACTGGGCAGAATGTTGCCATCAAAAAACTCAGCCGTCCTTTCCAAAACGTCACCCATGCCAAGCGGGCATATAGGGAATTTGTATTAATGAAGTTAGTTAACCACAAAAAT ATTATAGGTTTATTAAATGCCTTCACACCACAAAAATCTATGGATGAGTTTCAAGATGT ATACTTAGTGATGGAATTAATGGATGCTAATTTGTGCCAAGTCATTAATATGGATCTAGACCATGAGAGGATGTCTTATCTGTTGTATCAAATGTTGTGTGGAATCAAACATTTACATTCAGCGGGAATCATTCACAGG GATTTAAAGCCAAGCAATATTGTTGTAAAGTCTGACTGCACATTGAAGATCCTAGACTTTGGTCTGGCCCGGACACAGGGCACAGGATTCATGATGACGCCGTACGTCGTCACCCGTTACTACCGGGCTCCAGAGGTCATTCTGGGCATGGGATACACAGACAATG TTGACATTTGGAGTGTGGGGTGTATAATGGCAGAACTTATTCGGGGAGCAGTCATGTTTCCTGGTAGTGATC ATATTGATCAGTGGAATAAAATAATAGAACAGTTGGGAACTCCTTCAAGAGAATTCATGCAGCGACTGCAGCCCACTGTGCGTAACTATGTGGAGAACCGCCCTCGCTATGCGGGCTATAGCTTTGAGAGACTTTTTCCTGATGTAATATTCCCTCAGGACAGTCAGGAGCATGCAGGCCTGAGGGCCAGTATGGCTCGGGATTTGTTGTCCAAAATGTTAGTGATAGATCCGACGCAGAGGATAACCACCTCTGAGGCCCTGCAGCATCCCTACATCAATGTCTGGTACGATGAGCAGGAAGTCAACGGG CCGGCTCCTGCACCCTATGACCACACTGTTGATGAACAAGAACATACAGTGGAGCAATGGAAAG AACTGATCTATAATGAAGTGATGTCATATGAAAACCAAGGACAAAACCAAGGAAAGCAGCCAGCACAGCCTATGCAAAATCACTCGG AGATGAGTATGGATCTACAAAAATCAG TGGAAGCTGTGAACAACGAGAGTGATGTGCCCTTGGCTGGCGGACCTAGTCAGAAATGA
- the LOC105338795 gene encoding stress-activated protein kinase JNK isoform X3: MSETASQTYHTVEVGDSTFDILDRYSNLKPIGSGAQGIVCAAYDSVTGQNVAIKKLSRPFQNVTHAKRAYREFVLMKLVNHKNIIGLLNAFTPQKSMDEFQDVYLVMELMDANLCQVINMDLDHERMSYLLYQMLCGIKHLHSAGIIHRDLKPSNIVVKSDCTLKILDFGLARTQGTGFMMTPYVVTRYYRAPEVILGMGYTDNVDIWSVGCIMAELIRGAVMFPGSDHIDQWNKIIEQLGTPSREFMQRLQPTVRNYVENRPRYAGYSFERLFPDVIFPQDSQEHAGLRASMARDLLSKMLVIDPTQRITTSEALQHPYINVWYDEQEVNGVCSPQPAPAPYDHTVDEQEHTVEQWKELIYNEVMSYENQGQNQGKQPAQPMQNHSVEAVNNESDVPLAGGPSQK; the protein is encoded by the exons ATGAGTGAGACAGCATCCCAAACGTACCACACAGTGGAGGTGGGGGATTCCACATTCGACATTTTAGACCGTTACAGTAATCTCAAACCAATAGGATCTGGTGCTCAGGGAATTGTATG TGCTGCCTATGATTCTGTGACTGGGCAGAATGTTGCCATCAAAAAACTCAGCCGTCCTTTCCAAAACGTCACCCATGCCAAGCGGGCATATAGGGAATTTGTATTAATGAAGTTAGTTAACCACAAAAAT ATTATAGGTTTATTAAATGCCTTCACACCACAAAAATCTATGGATGAGTTTCAAGATGT ATACTTAGTGATGGAATTAATGGATGCTAATTTGTGCCAAGTCATTAATATGGATCTAGACCATGAGAGGATGTCTTATCTGTTGTATCAAATGTTGTGTGGAATCAAACATTTACATTCAGCGGGAATCATTCACAGG GATTTAAAGCCAAGCAATATTGTTGTAAAGTCTGACTGCACATTGAAGATCCTAGACTTTGGTCTGGCCCGGACACAGGGCACAGGATTCATGATGACGCCGTACGTCGTCACCCGTTACTACCGGGCTCCAGAGGTCATTCTGGGCATGGGATACACAGACAATG TTGACATTTGGAGTGTGGGGTGTATAATGGCAGAACTTATTCGGGGAGCAGTCATGTTTCCTGGTAGTGATC ATATTGATCAGTGGAATAAAATAATAGAACAGTTGGGAACTCCTTCAAGAGAATTCATGCAGCGACTGCAGCCCACTGTGCGTAACTATGTGGAGAACCGCCCTCGCTATGCGGGCTATAGCTTTGAGAGACTTTTTCCTGATGTAATATTCCCTCAGGACAGTCAGGAGCATGCAGGCCTGAGGGCCAGTATGGCTCGGGATTTGTTGTCCAAAATGTTAGTGATAGATCCGACGCAGAGGATAACCACCTCTGAGGCCCTGCAGCATCCCTACATCAATGTCTGGTACGATGAGCAGGAAGTCAACGGGGTATGTTCACCTCAA CCGGCTCCTGCACCCTATGACCACACTGTTGATGAACAAGAACATACAGTGGAGCAATGGAAAG AACTGATCTATAATGAAGTGATGTCATATGAAAACCAAGGACAAAACCAAGGAAAGCAGCCAGCACAGCCTATGCAAAATCACTCGG TGGAAGCTGTGAACAACGAGAGTGATGTGCCCTTGGCTGGCGGACCTAGTCAGAAATGA
- the LOC105338795 gene encoding stress-activated protein kinase JNK isoform X5: MSETASQTYHTVEVGDSTFDILDRYSNLKPIGSGAQGIVCAAYDSVTGQNVAIKKLSRPFQNVTHAKRAYREFVLMKLVNHKNIIGLLNAFTPQKSMDEFQDVYLVMELMDANLCQVINMDLDHERMSYLLYQMLCGIKHLHSAGIIHRDLKPSNIVVKSDCTLKILDFGLARTQGTGFMMTPYVVTRYYRAPEVILGMGYTDNVDIWSVGCIMAELIRGAVMFPGSDHIDQWNKIIEQLGTPSREFMQRLQPTVRNYVENRPRYAGYSFERLFPDVIFPQDSQEHAGLRASMARDLLSKMLVIDPTQRITTSEALQHPYINVWYDEQEVNGVCSPQPAPAPYDHTVDEQEHTVEQWKELIYNEVMSYENQGQNQGKQPAQPMQNHSA; this comes from the exons ATGAGTGAGACAGCATCCCAAACGTACCACACAGTGGAGGTGGGGGATTCCACATTCGACATTTTAGACCGTTACAGTAATCTCAAACCAATAGGATCTGGTGCTCAGGGAATTGTATG TGCTGCCTATGATTCTGTGACTGGGCAGAATGTTGCCATCAAAAAACTCAGCCGTCCTTTCCAAAACGTCACCCATGCCAAGCGGGCATATAGGGAATTTGTATTAATGAAGTTAGTTAACCACAAAAAT ATTATAGGTTTATTAAATGCCTTCACACCACAAAAATCTATGGATGAGTTTCAAGATGT ATACTTAGTGATGGAATTAATGGATGCTAATTTGTGCCAAGTCATTAATATGGATCTAGACCATGAGAGGATGTCTTATCTGTTGTATCAAATGTTGTGTGGAATCAAACATTTACATTCAGCGGGAATCATTCACAGG GATTTAAAGCCAAGCAATATTGTTGTAAAGTCTGACTGCACATTGAAGATCCTAGACTTTGGTCTGGCCCGGACACAGGGCACAGGATTCATGATGACGCCGTACGTCGTCACCCGTTACTACCGGGCTCCAGAGGTCATTCTGGGCATGGGATACACAGACAATG TTGACATTTGGAGTGTGGGGTGTATAATGGCAGAACTTATTCGGGGAGCAGTCATGTTTCCTGGTAGTGATC ATATTGATCAGTGGAATAAAATAATAGAACAGTTGGGAACTCCTTCAAGAGAATTCATGCAGCGACTGCAGCCCACTGTGCGTAACTATGTGGAGAACCGCCCTCGCTATGCGGGCTATAGCTTTGAGAGACTTTTTCCTGATGTAATATTCCCTCAGGACAGTCAGGAGCATGCAGGCCTGAGGGCCAGTATGGCTCGGGATTTGTTGTCCAAAATGTTAGTGATAGATCCGACGCAGAGGATAACCACCTCTGAGGCCCTGCAGCATCCCTACATCAATGTCTGGTACGATGAGCAGGAAGTCAACGGGGTATGTTCACCTCAA CCGGCTCCTGCACCCTATGACCACACTGTTGATGAACAAGAACATACAGTGGAGCAATGGAAAG AACTGATCTATAATGAAGTGATGTCATATGAAAACCAAGGACAAAACCAAGGAAAGCAGCCAGCACAGCCTATGCAAAATCACTCGG CCTGA
- the LOC105338795 gene encoding stress-activated protein kinase JNK isoform X1, whose amino-acid sequence MSETASQTYHTVEVGDSTFDILDRYSNLKPIGSGAQGIVCAAYDSVTGQNVAIKKLSRPFQNVTHAKRAYREFVLMKLVNHKNIIGLLNAFTPQKSMDEFQDVYLVMELMDANLCQVINMDLDHERMSYLLYQMLCGIKHLHSAGIIHRDLKPSNIVVKSDCTLKILDFGLARTQGTGFMMTPYVVTRYYRAPEVILGMGYTDNVDIWSVGCIMAELIRGAVMFPGSDHIDQWNKIIEQLGTPSREFMQRLQPTVRNYVENRPRYAGYSFERLFPDVIFPQDSQEHAGLRASMARDLLSKMLVIDPTQRITTSEALQHPYINVWYDEQEVNGVCSPQPAPAPYDHTVDEQEHTVEQWKELIYNEVMSYENQGQNQGKQPAQPMQNHSEMSMDLQKSVEAVNNESDVPLAGGPSQK is encoded by the exons ATGAGTGAGACAGCATCCCAAACGTACCACACAGTGGAGGTGGGGGATTCCACATTCGACATTTTAGACCGTTACAGTAATCTCAAACCAATAGGATCTGGTGCTCAGGGAATTGTATG TGCTGCCTATGATTCTGTGACTGGGCAGAATGTTGCCATCAAAAAACTCAGCCGTCCTTTCCAAAACGTCACCCATGCCAAGCGGGCATATAGGGAATTTGTATTAATGAAGTTAGTTAACCACAAAAAT ATTATAGGTTTATTAAATGCCTTCACACCACAAAAATCTATGGATGAGTTTCAAGATGT ATACTTAGTGATGGAATTAATGGATGCTAATTTGTGCCAAGTCATTAATATGGATCTAGACCATGAGAGGATGTCTTATCTGTTGTATCAAATGTTGTGTGGAATCAAACATTTACATTCAGCGGGAATCATTCACAGG GATTTAAAGCCAAGCAATATTGTTGTAAAGTCTGACTGCACATTGAAGATCCTAGACTTTGGTCTGGCCCGGACACAGGGCACAGGATTCATGATGACGCCGTACGTCGTCACCCGTTACTACCGGGCTCCAGAGGTCATTCTGGGCATGGGATACACAGACAATG TTGACATTTGGAGTGTGGGGTGTATAATGGCAGAACTTATTCGGGGAGCAGTCATGTTTCCTGGTAGTGATC ATATTGATCAGTGGAATAAAATAATAGAACAGTTGGGAACTCCTTCAAGAGAATTCATGCAGCGACTGCAGCCCACTGTGCGTAACTATGTGGAGAACCGCCCTCGCTATGCGGGCTATAGCTTTGAGAGACTTTTTCCTGATGTAATATTCCCTCAGGACAGTCAGGAGCATGCAGGCCTGAGGGCCAGTATGGCTCGGGATTTGTTGTCCAAAATGTTAGTGATAGATCCGACGCAGAGGATAACCACCTCTGAGGCCCTGCAGCATCCCTACATCAATGTCTGGTACGATGAGCAGGAAGTCAACGGGGTATGTTCACCTCAA CCGGCTCCTGCACCCTATGACCACACTGTTGATGAACAAGAACATACAGTGGAGCAATGGAAAG AACTGATCTATAATGAAGTGATGTCATATGAAAACCAAGGACAAAACCAAGGAAAGCAGCCAGCACAGCCTATGCAAAATCACTCGG AGATGAGTATGGATCTACAAAAATCAG TGGAAGCTGTGAACAACGAGAGTGATGTGCCCTTGGCTGGCGGACCTAGTCAGAAATGA
- the LOC105338795 gene encoding stress-activated protein kinase JNK isoform X6, with amino-acid sequence MSETASQTYHTVEVGDSTFDILDRYSNLKPIGSGAQGIVCAAYDSVTGQNVAIKKLSRPFQNVTHAKRAYREFVLMKLVNHKNIIGLLNAFTPQKSMDEFQDVYLVMELMDANLCQVINMDLDHERMSYLLYQMLCGIKHLHSAGIIHRDLKPSNIVVKSDCTLKILDFGLARTQGTGFMMTPYVVTRYYRAPEVILGMGYTDNVDIWSVGCIMAELIRGAVMFPGSDHIDQWNKIIEQLGTPSREFMQRLQPTVRNYVENRPRYAGYSFERLFPDVIFPQDSQEHAGLRASMARDLLSKMLVIDPTQRITTSEALQHPYINVWYDEQEVNGPAPAPYDHTVDEQEHTVEQWKELIYNEVMSYENQGQNQGKQPAQPMQNHSA; translated from the exons ATGAGTGAGACAGCATCCCAAACGTACCACACAGTGGAGGTGGGGGATTCCACATTCGACATTTTAGACCGTTACAGTAATCTCAAACCAATAGGATCTGGTGCTCAGGGAATTGTATG TGCTGCCTATGATTCTGTGACTGGGCAGAATGTTGCCATCAAAAAACTCAGCCGTCCTTTCCAAAACGTCACCCATGCCAAGCGGGCATATAGGGAATTTGTATTAATGAAGTTAGTTAACCACAAAAAT ATTATAGGTTTATTAAATGCCTTCACACCACAAAAATCTATGGATGAGTTTCAAGATGT ATACTTAGTGATGGAATTAATGGATGCTAATTTGTGCCAAGTCATTAATATGGATCTAGACCATGAGAGGATGTCTTATCTGTTGTATCAAATGTTGTGTGGAATCAAACATTTACATTCAGCGGGAATCATTCACAGG GATTTAAAGCCAAGCAATATTGTTGTAAAGTCTGACTGCACATTGAAGATCCTAGACTTTGGTCTGGCCCGGACACAGGGCACAGGATTCATGATGACGCCGTACGTCGTCACCCGTTACTACCGGGCTCCAGAGGTCATTCTGGGCATGGGATACACAGACAATG TTGACATTTGGAGTGTGGGGTGTATAATGGCAGAACTTATTCGGGGAGCAGTCATGTTTCCTGGTAGTGATC ATATTGATCAGTGGAATAAAATAATAGAACAGTTGGGAACTCCTTCAAGAGAATTCATGCAGCGACTGCAGCCCACTGTGCGTAACTATGTGGAGAACCGCCCTCGCTATGCGGGCTATAGCTTTGAGAGACTTTTTCCTGATGTAATATTCCCTCAGGACAGTCAGGAGCATGCAGGCCTGAGGGCCAGTATGGCTCGGGATTTGTTGTCCAAAATGTTAGTGATAGATCCGACGCAGAGGATAACCACCTCTGAGGCCCTGCAGCATCCCTACATCAATGTCTGGTACGATGAGCAGGAAGTCAACGGG CCGGCTCCTGCACCCTATGACCACACTGTTGATGAACAAGAACATACAGTGGAGCAATGGAAAG AACTGATCTATAATGAAGTGATGTCATATGAAAACCAAGGACAAAACCAAGGAAAGCAGCCAGCACAGCCTATGCAAAATCACTCGG CCTGA